In Chionomys nivalis chromosome 24, mChiNiv1.1, whole genome shotgun sequence, one genomic interval encodes:
- the Anxa5 gene encoding annexin A5, giving the protein MAQVLRGTVTDFPGFDSRADAETLRKAMKGLGTDEESILTLLTSRSNAQRQEIAEEFKTLFGKDLLDDLKSELTGKFEKLIVALMKPSRLYDAYELKHALKGAGTNEKVLTEIIASRTPEELRAIKQVYEEEYGSSLEDDVVGDTSGYYQRMLVVLLQANRDPDTAIDDAQVELDAQALFQAGELKWGTDEEKFITIFGTRSVSHLRRVFDKYMTISGFQIEETIDRETSGNLEQLLLAVVKSIRSIPAYLAETLYYAMKGAGTDDHTLIRVVVSRSEIDLFNIRKEFRKNFATSLYSMIKGDTSGDYKKTLLLLCGGEDD; this is encoded by the exons GTTCTCAGAGGCACAGTGACTGACTTCCCTGGATTTGATAGCAGGGCTGACGCAGAAACTCTTCGGAAGGCCATGAAAGGCTTGG GCACTGATGAGGAGAGCATCCTGACCCTGCTGACGTCTCGAAGCAATGCTCAGCGCCAGGAAATCGCTGAGGAGTTTAAGACTCTGTTTGGCAAG GACCTTCTGGATGACCTGAAGTCAGAACTGACTGGGAAGTTTGAGAAACTAATTGTGGCTCTGATGAAGCCTTCGCGGCTCTATGATGCCTACGAACTGAAACATGCTCTGAAG GGAGCCGGGACCAATGAAAAAGTATTGACAGAGATTATTGCCTCAAGGACACCCGAAGAGCTACGGGCCATCAAACAGGTTTATGAGGAAG AATACGGTTCCAGCCTGGAAGATGACGTGGTTGGGGACACCTCAGGGTACTACCAGAGGATGTTGGTGGTCCTCCTTCAG GCAAATAGAGACCCCGATACTGCGATTGATGATGCTCAAGTTGAACTGGATGCTCAG GCGCTGTTCCAGGCTGGGGAGCTGAAGTGGGGGACAGATGAAGAAAAGTTTATCACCATCTTTGGGACACGCAGTGTGTCTCATTTGAGAAGAg TGTTTGACAAGTACATGACAATCTCAGGATTTCAGATTGAGGAAACCATCGATCGAGAGACTTCCGGGAACTTGGAGCAGTTGCTCCTGGCTGTGG TGAAGTCTATTCGGAGCATACCAGCCTACCTTGCAGAGACCCTCTACTATGCGATGAAG GGTGCCGGGACGGATGATCACACCCTCATCAGAGTTGTGGTGTCGAGGAGCGAGATTGATCTGTTTAACATCAGGAAGGAGTTTAGGAAGAACTTCGCCACTTCTCTGTATTCTATGATCAAG GGCGACACATCTGGAGACTATAAGAAAACTCTGCTGCTGCTCTGTGGAGGAGAGGATGACTGA